One segment of Sander vitreus isolate 19-12246 chromosome 20, sanVit1, whole genome shotgun sequence DNA contains the following:
- the LOC144535364 gene encoding uncharacterized protein LOC144535364, translating to MGSGTSRGKKVAPACGSEVNVTKTTGGVTSPKQDSRPFKPLKIHAILGNARNRAQPDCHSEGHDSDFSREDDDIDGEMDTVLADYEERGRASVKTNPPKKTIVRSKTYGLCHFGREDDEDFSSAPRSRAEEPRGSHGGSRDVNKMSNDAFTRSKKHTPACPSQHSSSSQGFLTRGALLEAVPTSEKQSTFGSCHSSSLTMPITMYDGSEEELMDTIEKEFS from the exons ATGGGCAGCGGGACAAGCCGAGGGAAGAAAGTTGCACCTGCGTGTGGCAGCGAAGTGAACGTGACCAAAACAACTGGCGGTGTCACTTCACCCAAACAGGACAGCCGTCCATTCAAGCCACTCAAAATCCATGCAATTTTGGGCAACGCGCGCAACCGTGCGCAACCGGACTGCCACAGCGAGGGGCACGACTCTGACTTTTCTCGGGAGGACGATGACATTGATGGAGAGATGGACACAGTGCTTGCGGATTACGAGGAGCGAGGGAGAGCTTCCGTGAAGACAAACCCTCCCAAGAAGACGATCGTCAGATCCAAAACATACGGACTGTGCCATTTTGGTCGGGAGGATGACGAGGACTTCAGCTCAGCTCCTCGGTCCCGAGCCGAGGAGCCACGTGGCTCACATGGTGGATCAAGAGATGTAAACAAGATGAGCAATGATGCTTTCACACGctctaaaaaacacacaccggCGTGCCCCAGTCAGCACAGT TCCTCCTCTCAGGGCTTTTTGACAAGAGGGGCTTTATTGGAAGCTGTTCCCACTTCAGAAAAACAATC GACTTTTGGCAGCTGCCATAGCTCCTCTCTCACCATGCCAATCACCATGTACGATGGGTCAGAAGAAGAGCTGATGGACACTATTGAGAAAGAGTTCAGTTGA
- the LOC144535363 gene encoding kelch domain-containing protein 1 isoform X2 — MVLTPYGVERRSLLLLWRSQHEKTTIPHLKAYCSTQPVMDSAFERHCSELVARERSGHTAVVEETLLYVWGGYMSIADNEVFLPNDEIWVYDLERGVWEVFHMSGEVPPSMSGTCGCSLNGHLYIFGGCNDNGQTNQIYCVNLTDGKYTWRKIIHETGFAPSPRDKLSCWVYNGQIIYFGGYGHKLLTNVDSRNRSFIVDEASWVEDVLWGWNNEVHIFDPMQASWSEPQTNGCAPAPRAAHASATMGCRGYICGGRVMETRTSDIHCLDFQSWTWSEIIPVSTTPVGRSWHTLTAVSDGTLFLFGGLSVDCKPMSDGWLLDVETKKWREVEHPFKNKPRLWHTACPGKDSDVIVFGGSCDYILLVDTGHCNDALVFQTQPYSLFRICEDYIAKNARNYEMLRSQLSLLPPKLLTAVQRRMSFYRSSKKHKY, encoded by the exons ATGGTTTTGACACCTTACGGAGTGGAACGACGATCTCTTCTGCTGTTGTGGCGTTCACAACATGAGAAAACAACTATACCTCATCTAAAAGCGTACTGCAGCACTCAA CCAGTCATGGATTCCGCATTTGAGAGGCACTGCTCGGAGCTGGTGGCCCGGGAGAGGAGCGGACACACGGCTGTGGTGGAGGAAACCCTGCTGTATGTGTGGGGAGGTTACATG TCAATTGCTGACAATGAAGTGTTCCTTCCCAATGATGAAATCTGGGTGTATGACTTAGAACGAGGTGTATG GGAAGTGTTTCACATGTCAGGGGAAGTCCCTCCCTCTATGTCCGGGACCTGTGGCTGCTCTCTGAATGGACACTTGTACATATTTGGAGGTTGTAATGACAATGGACAGACCAATCAG ATCTATTGTGTCAACCTGACAGACGGTAAATACACGTGGAGGAAGATCATACATGAGACCGGTTTTGCTCCTTCACCTCGAGACAAACTGTCCTGCTGGGTATACAATGGACA GATCATCTACTTTGGAGGATATGGTCACAAACTGCTGACTAATGTCGATAGCAGAAACAGAAGCTTCATTGTGGATGAAGCATCATGG gTGGAGGATGTCCTCTGGGGATGGAACAACGAGGTTCATATATTTGACCCCATGCAAGCCAGTTGGAGTGAACCACAAACCAAT GGCTGTGCTCCAGCCCCCAGGGCCGCCCACGCCAGTGCCACAATGGGATGTAGAGGATACATTTGTGGAGGCAGAGTCATG gaaaCCAGGACGAGTGACATTCACTGCCTAGACTTTCAATCATGGACGTGGTCAGAAAT AATCCCAGTGTCCACCACTCCTGTGGGCAGATCGTGGCATACGCTCACAGCTGTATCAGACGGCACCTTATTCCTGTTTGGAGGTCTCAGTGTAGACTGCAAACCAATGA GTGATGGGTGGTTGCTTGATGTTGAAACAAAGAAATGGAGAGAAGTCGAGCATCCCTTTAAGAATAAACCTAG GTTGTGGCACACAGCATGCCCAGGCAAAGACTCTGATGTGATTGTGTTTGGTGGAAGTTGTGACTACATCCTCCTTGTCGACACC GGTCACTGCAATGATGCACTTGTTTTCCAAACACAGCCATATTCTCTATTCAG GATTTGTGAGGATTACATTGCAAAGAATGCAAGAAACTATGAGATGCTAAGAAGTCAGCTTTCTCTCCTGCCTCCCAAACTACTGACGGCAGTACAGAGGAGGATGTCTTTCTACAGGTCTTCAAAGAAGCACAAATATTAG
- the LOC144535363 gene encoding kelch domain-containing protein 1 isoform X1, which produces MVLTPYGVERRSLLLLWRSQHEKTTIPHLKAYCSTQQPVMDSAFERHCSELVARERSGHTAVVEETLLYVWGGYMSIADNEVFLPNDEIWVYDLERGVWEVFHMSGEVPPSMSGTCGCSLNGHLYIFGGCNDNGQTNQIYCVNLTDGKYTWRKIIHETGFAPSPRDKLSCWVYNGQIIYFGGYGHKLLTNVDSRNRSFIVDEASWVEDVLWGWNNEVHIFDPMQASWSEPQTNGCAPAPRAAHASATMGCRGYICGGRVMETRTSDIHCLDFQSWTWSEIIPVSTTPVGRSWHTLTAVSDGTLFLFGGLSVDCKPMSDGWLLDVETKKWREVEHPFKNKPRLWHTACPGKDSDVIVFGGSCDYILLVDTGHCNDALVFQTQPYSLFRICEDYIAKNARNYEMLRSQLSLLPPKLLTAVQRRMSFYRSSKKHKY; this is translated from the exons ATGGTTTTGACACCTTACGGAGTGGAACGACGATCTCTTCTGCTGTTGTGGCGTTCACAACATGAGAAAACAACTATACCTCATCTAAAAGCGTACTGCAGCACTCAA CAGCCAGTCATGGATTCCGCATTTGAGAGGCACTGCTCGGAGCTGGTGGCCCGGGAGAGGAGCGGACACACGGCTGTGGTGGAGGAAACCCTGCTGTATGTGTGGGGAGGTTACATG TCAATTGCTGACAATGAAGTGTTCCTTCCCAATGATGAAATCTGGGTGTATGACTTAGAACGAGGTGTATG GGAAGTGTTTCACATGTCAGGGGAAGTCCCTCCCTCTATGTCCGGGACCTGTGGCTGCTCTCTGAATGGACACTTGTACATATTTGGAGGTTGTAATGACAATGGACAGACCAATCAG ATCTATTGTGTCAACCTGACAGACGGTAAATACACGTGGAGGAAGATCATACATGAGACCGGTTTTGCTCCTTCACCTCGAGACAAACTGTCCTGCTGGGTATACAATGGACA GATCATCTACTTTGGAGGATATGGTCACAAACTGCTGACTAATGTCGATAGCAGAAACAGAAGCTTCATTGTGGATGAAGCATCATGG gTGGAGGATGTCCTCTGGGGATGGAACAACGAGGTTCATATATTTGACCCCATGCAAGCCAGTTGGAGTGAACCACAAACCAAT GGCTGTGCTCCAGCCCCCAGGGCCGCCCACGCCAGTGCCACAATGGGATGTAGAGGATACATTTGTGGAGGCAGAGTCATG gaaaCCAGGACGAGTGACATTCACTGCCTAGACTTTCAATCATGGACGTGGTCAGAAAT AATCCCAGTGTCCACCACTCCTGTGGGCAGATCGTGGCATACGCTCACAGCTGTATCAGACGGCACCTTATTCCTGTTTGGAGGTCTCAGTGTAGACTGCAAACCAATGA GTGATGGGTGGTTGCTTGATGTTGAAACAAAGAAATGGAGAGAAGTCGAGCATCCCTTTAAGAATAAACCTAG GTTGTGGCACACAGCATGCCCAGGCAAAGACTCTGATGTGATTGTGTTTGGTGGAAGTTGTGACTACATCCTCCTTGTCGACACC GGTCACTGCAATGATGCACTTGTTTTCCAAACACAGCCATATTCTCTATTCAG GATTTGTGAGGATTACATTGCAAAGAATGCAAGAAACTATGAGATGCTAAGAAGTCAGCTTTCTCTCCTGCCTCCCAAACTACTGACGGCAGTACAGAGGAGGATGTCTTTCTACAGGTCTTCAAAGAAGCACAAATATTAG